From Fundulus heteroclitus isolate FHET01 chromosome 5, MU-UCD_Fhet_4.1, whole genome shotgun sequence, a single genomic window includes:
- the lrrtm1 gene encoding leucine-rich repeat transmembrane neuronal protein 1, which translates to MLMDFLLIGLYLKWPLKKPPGLILYSLGIFLRTVPLAEAVCPRLCRCDSKLLYCEGLNLTDIPRNLSSAMGLSMRENNLTELREGQLAGLSQLTWLYLDHNNIDIVEEGAFERLRRVKELDLSSNRIESLPNGTFRPLPNLRILDLSYNRLQALEPDLFHGLRKLTNLHLRYNTLKFVPVRIFQDCRSMQFLDLGYNQLQSLARNSFAGLFKLTELHLEHNELVKVNLAHFPRLISLRTLYMHNNHATIVVNTLEWTWHFLEKIDLSANEIEYIEPHVFESIPNLKVLMLDSNRLASLDQRILDSWSSLDSITLAGNDWDCSRNVCALASWLSAFRGQRDSSLLCSSPDTAQGEDVLDAVYAFQLCEESPAQVTTAGLYASTRDPAKGGSVFLGPFTPNPYEGEGSEVVTSSYTVTVGHDDLESTMQIHKVVTGTMALIFSFLIVVLMLYVAWKCFPAGIRQLRQCFSSQRRKQKQKQSMQQMAAISTPEYYVDYKPNHIEGALVIINEYGSCTCQQQPSRECEV; encoded by the coding sequence ATGCTAATGGATTTCCTCCTAATTGGACTGTACTTAAAGTGGCCACTGAAGAAGCCCCCTGGGTTGATACTGTATTCGTTGGGTATATTTTTGAGAACTGTTCCCTTGGCAGAGGCGGTTTGTCCAAGGCTGTGCCGCTGCGACAGCAAGCTGCTGTACTGCGAGGGGCTCAACCTAACAGACATCCCCCGCAATCTGAGCAGCGCCATGGGCCTGTCCATGAGAGAGAACAACTTGACCGAGCTGCGTGAAGGCCAACTAGCTGGTCTGTCACAGCTAACCTGGCTCTATCTAGATCATAACAACATTGACATTGTAGAGGAGGGTGCATTTGAGCGGCTGAGACGGGTCAAGGAGTTGGACCTGAGCAGCAATCGGATTGAAAGTCTGCCAAATGGTACCTTCAGGCCCCTCCCAAACCTACGCATTTTGGATCTCTCATACAACAGGCTGCAGGCACTCGAGCCCGACCTATTCCATGGCCTTAGAAAGCTCACCAATTTGCATTTGCGCTACAACACTCTCAAATTTGTGCCCGTGCGTATTTTTCAAGACTGCAGGAGCATGCAGTTTCTGGACTTGGGATACAACCAACTACAAAGCCTGGCCAGGAATTCCTTTGCCGGCCTTTTCAAGTTAACTGAGTTGCATCTTGAGCACAATGAGCTGGTCAAAGTCAACCTAGCCCATTTTCCTCGTCTCATCTCTTTACGCACCCTCTACATGCACAACAATCATGCCACAATTGTCGTCAACACCCTGGAGTGGACCTGGCATTTTTTGGAGAAGATCGACCTGTCAGCCAATGAAATTGAGTACATCGAGCCACATGTTTTTGAGAGTATTCCCAACCTCAAGGTGCTGATGCTCGACTCAAATCGCTTGGCTTCTTTGGACCAACGGATCCTGGATTCATGGTCATCACTGGACAGCATTACCCTGGCAGGCAATGACTGGGACTGCAGTCGAAACGTGTGTGCCTTGGCCTCTTGGCTGAGTGCCTTCAGAGGCCAGCGTGACAGCTCCCTGCTGTGTTCAAGCCCCGACACTGCTCAGGGTGAGGATGTGTTGGATGCAGTTTATGCTTTTCAGCTATGTGAGGAATCACCAGCACAGGTAACCACAGCAGGCCTGTATGCCTCAACAAGGGATCCGGCCAAGGGTGGCTCTGTGTTTCTGGGCCCTTTCACACCAAATCCTTATGAGGGTGAGGGTAGCGAGGTGGTCACAAGTTCGTACACTGTCACAGTGGGCCACGATGACCTGGAAAGCACCATGCAGATCCACAAGGTAGTGACTGGTACCATGGCACTTATCTTCTCCTTTCTCATCGTAGTTCTCATGCTGTATGTGGCATGGAAATGCTTTCCAGCTGGAATAAGGCAACTGAGGCAGTGCTTCAGCAGCCAGCGTCGTAAGCAGAAGCAAAAGCAAAGCATGCAGCAGATGGCTGCAATTTCTACGCCGGAGTACTATGTGGACTATAAACCTAACCACATTGAGGGAGCTTTGGTAATCATTAATGAATATGGCTCTTGCACTTGTCAACAACAACCTTCACGAGAGTGTGAAGTGTGA